A stretch of Hippoglossus hippoglossus isolate fHipHip1 chromosome 20, fHipHip1.pri, whole genome shotgun sequence DNA encodes these proteins:
- the dlec1 gene encoding deleted in lung and esophageal cancer protein 1 isoform X1, translating into MAAAVEEPETRQHSTVVTGLRNHRPASGESQDISHILANTFKDLYTQDIFGTDSLNDLIKKDSGWSSSHDKYVEELQQQANSEYSRCIQEADMLESHIIHARNQAIAIESQAYKRINPGDVCDQEGIFTVKSAFSWCVDSDLLERHNLISPRDYLPTQTPRVGPPPPVKLNPAKPTIAYTMHLSKEPQDDGYTLIPSPEKTVLNDSDLSLTFESSLETPKSENTPSEKPNQSKPSPKWKPSAKEKAEVRDELKRLKDRHSFLRNPHFLPPNAQQGGMSLIQPSSRVVKRERGSKGMREQSSTDDPVQVFLANPSVVLFTDYSVGHVYETTLELKNLTSSSRHIRVNPPTTPYFSIGLGRFPGEGGVVAPGMSCKYTVQFAPDSLADYEDFILVESHVETLLVVPIAAKRPPPILTLPRILDCGYCLIGGVKFVEFLCRNIGLSAGTFCVIPKDQWPASNLRAVARKYFCEQPPFAISPSLFVLQPGEATVVEVVFFPITADKCCQVFTVVCDNCQVKDISIEGEGQMIALELVSVSGEKERLVIGEVHDLTAEHFVRFSSCNPHSVQHKKIIVRNNVHVELPFHWQIMKPNLHPLLPGETPLPSHIQFQLATDDAFSVSPLTGLLAPCQDQEFLFTFCPKELKDYHSVCHLVLRDVPQLPPQPCENSILQPVRTGSKVNDVIVMEIEVKGSTEPYQVLLDPYAVVIPGEIFICTTTQRPFKLWNHSKTFICFQWERLNSSSHIIEVEPSTGRIEQNECFDLDLIVTGGKPERVVTSLVCHIEHRHEPITLPVEVSFKGPTVTVGVPSVDFGLMKLGEQTQTSLLLTNTSQLEASWTIGGSQHDQQDAQMLVEPCRGVLPPLASCSVDVLFRPRFCQQFETELELEVENGTGCHLSVRADVQSPQVCLLNCELLLSELYVGVPAKAAVTLFNQTLLPAHFQWMAQLQGKQASLCSASFDPSSGSLGPNASVEVTVTFTSHTDLELTEMAALCEVQGMNSYLVLGISASNIKELSVTYSLPSVGSNPDDKSPSSILDFGGDVVCKRPVTKQLLMTNQTAIPAPFTIEPEYFSCHASKPNNQQEKRFAYVKKPLHSIQAKIMEEKAHEEFVSSLLAHGKGAAFFVLPNTGTLGPFETQTVEVTAYTDMWGEYRDNLICKVGDLETTLIQIQMTVTGCPLYFQITGPLPDDQNQGPIIQFGMHVSGGDTVSRSLRINNPTMYNIRMDWETYNIDQNDHQLVDVVVKCGHAFPIKDADGNEVLSGALRLSDGNVQTGRERIRTPGSDGTSSSLQSQTDTEEEEMSDGCDENEACFYPFPAKENLFSVHIRPHMGNLSDYPYCITPQQIVIPAKGSSTIHVSFTPLTLSGSACESRCVGLALGFMSLDSKTATCVLGKVERAQGLDLEPLRMDLLAAVNPAVLVVEMEKDDGVLQFHASTGDLQRALSERELIVQEFDITKSLHLKNPLETPLHFRLETQPPFTVLRPQPRVRTSSSSNSPTGDSGSLVLQPQNNMQVKVAFHCSRCLLDHVDQADEDVPPGVTLIHDANGPRKLRFQQNLLIHYSNNSLQTVPLCAFLDLSALRLSTQSINFGFCYVGQMQTREINLHCCGAHTYWKSVLESDEEDLCVFSVTPDFGLLRSKEYVSSCRQCLQISFTPSEDREFRATVLIRSPLVKTPLTLQLQGTGSFDEAYSSN; encoded by the exons ATGGCAGCTGCTGTGGAAGAACCGGAGACGAGACAACACTCAACAGTTGTCACAGGTTTGAGGAACCATAGACCCGCCTCAGGAGAATCACAG GATATTTCCCATATATTGGCAAACACTTTCAAAGACCTTTACACGCAAGACATCTTTGGGACAGACTCTTTGAATGACCTCATCAAGAAAGACAGTGGTTGGAGCAGCTCCCATGACAAAtatgtggaggagctgcagcag cAGGCTAATTCTGAATACAGCCGCTGTATACAAGAGGCAGACATGTTGGAGAGTCACATAATTCACGCCAGAAATCAAGCTATAGCCATAGAAAGCCAGGCCTACAAGAGAATAAATCCAGGGGACGTTTGTGATCAAGAGGGCATCTTTACAG TCAAATCAGCCTTTTCCTGGTGTGTAGACAGTGATCTCCTCGAAAGGCACAACCTGATTTCCCCCCGGGACTACTtacccacacaaacaccacgGGTcggaccaccaccaccag TAAAATTGAATCCTGCCAAGCCCACCATCGCCTACACCATGCACTTGTCCAAGGAGCCACAGGACGATGGTTATACACTCATTCCCAGTCCAGAAAAGACTGTGTTGAATGATTCAGACCTCAGCCTGACGTTTGAGTCCAGCTTAGAAACACCAAAGAGCGAGAATACTCCCAGTGAG aagCCGAATCAGTCCAAACCCAGCCCGAAGTGGAAGCCAAGCGCGAAAGAGAAGGCGGAGGTGAGGGATGAGCTCAAGAGGCTGAAAGATCGACACAGCTTCCTTCGAAATCCTCACTTCCTTCCCCCGAACGCTCAGCAGGGCGGCATGTCCCTCATCCAGCCCAGTAGCAGAGTGGTGAAGAGGGAGCGTGGGAGTAAAGGGATGAGGGAACAAAG CTCAACTGATGACCCCGTACAAGTCTTCCTGGCAAATCCTTCGGTGGTGCTTTTTACTGACTACAGTGTGGGACATGTTTACGAG ACAACACTGGAGCTGAAAAACTTGACTTCCTCAAGCCGTCATATCCGAGTCAACCCACCTACCACTCCTTACTTCTCTATTGGCCTGG GGCGATTCCCTGGTGAGGGTGGTGTTGTTGCCCCCGGGATGAGCTGTAAGTACACGGTGCAGTTCGCTCCAGACTCCCTGGCAGACTATGAGGACTTCATATTGGTGGAGAGCCATGTGGAGACCCTGCTGGTGGTGCCCATCGCCGCCAAGCGACCCCCTCCAATACTCACCT TACCAAGAATTCTGGACTGTGGCTACTGTCTGATTGGTGGAGTGAAATTTGTTGAGTTTCTGTGCCGGAACATTGGTCTCAGCGCTGGGACGTTCTGCGTCATTCCAAAGGACCAGTGGCCAGCCTCAAACCTCAGG gCTGTGGCCAGAAAATACTTTTGTGAGCAGCCACCCTTTGCAATCAGCCCGTCTCTTTTTGTGCTGCAGCCTGGAGAGGCCACAGTagtggag gtggtTTTCTTCCCTATCACTGCTGACAAGTGCTGTCAGGTTTTCACAGTCGTCTGTGACAACTGCCAGGTGAAAGACATCTCCATCGAAG gtgaaGGGCAGATGATCGCTCTCGAGCTTGTGTCCGTGTCTGGGGAGAAGGAGCGTCTCGTAATCGGGGAAGTGCACGACCTCACTGCAGAGCACTTCGTCCGTTTCAGCTCATGCAACCCTCACTCCGTGCAGCATAAAAAAATCATCGTTAGGAACAATGT CCACGTGGAGCTGCCTTTCCACTGGCAGATCATGAAGCCCAACCTCCACCCTCTGCTTCCAGGGGAAACCCCTCTGCCTTCCCATATCCAGTTCCAACTGGCCACAGATGATGCTTTCAGTGTCAGCCCTCTCACAGGCCTTCTGGCCCCCTGCCAGGACCAAGAGTTCCTGTTTACGTTCTGTCCCAAAGAG ttgaAGGACTACCACAGTGTCTGTCACTTGGTCTTGAGAGATGTCCCACAGCTGCCACCACAGCCCTGTGAAAATAG TATCCTCCAGCCTGTGCGCACTGGCTCCAAGGTGAACGATGTCATCGTCATGGAGATAGAGGTCAAGGGGTCAACGGAGCCGTACCAGGTCCTGCTGGATCCCTACGCTGTCGTGATCCCTGGagagatttttatttgcacCACCACCCAGAGGCCGTTTAAG ttgtgGAACCACAGCAAGACCTTCATCTGTTTTCAGTGGGAAAGGTTGAACAGTAGCAGCCACATAATAGAAGTAGAGCCCTCTACTGGCCGAATAG AGCAGAACGAGTGCTTTGATTTGGATTTAATTGTGACTGGAGGGAAACCGGAGAGGGTCGTGACCAGTCTGGTTTGCCACATAGAGCACCGACATGAGCCAATCACACTGCCTGTGGAAGTCTCCTTCAAG GGTCCCACAGTGACCGTGGGTGTGCCCAGTGTGGACTTTGGGCTCATGAAGCTCGGGGAGCAGACGCAGaccagcctcctcctcaccaaCACCTCCCAGCTTGAGGCCTCCTGGACCATCGGGGGAAGTCAACATGACCAGCAAGACGCACAG ATGTTAGTGGAGCCATGCAGAGGTGTGCTGCCCCCCCTGGCCTCTTGCAGTGTGGACGTGCTCTTCAGGCCACGTTTCTGTCAGCAGTTTGAAACAGAGttagagctggaggtggaaaATGGAACCGGATG TCACCTGTCAGTGCGAGCAGATGTGCAGTCTCCTCAGGTGTGTCTGTTAAACTGtgagctgctcctctctgaGCTCTACGTTGGAGTTCCTGCCAAGGCCGCTGTCACTCTTTTCAACCAGACCCTGCTGCCTGCACACTTTCAATGGATG GCTCAGCTGCAGGGTAAACAGGCTTCACTGTGTTCAGCCTCTTTTGACCCCTCCTCTGGTTCTCTGGGTCCTAATGCCAGCgtagaggtcacagtgacttttaCCTCTCACACAGAC CTGGAGCTGACTGAGATGGCTGCTCTCTGTGAGGTCCAGGGGATGAACTCTTATCTTGTTCTTGGCATCTCGGCTTCCAATATCAAGGAACTCAGCGTGACGTACTCGCTGCCAAGTGTCGG CTCTAACCCAGATGATAAAAGCCCCTCGTCGATACTCGACTTCGGAGGTGATGTTGTTTGTAAGAGACCTGTCACGAAGCAGTTGCTGATGACCAATCAAACTGCCATCCCCGCTCCTTTCACCATAGAGCCTGAGTATTTCAGCTGCCATGCCTCCAAGCCAAATAACCAGCAAGAGAAAAG ATTTGCATATGTTAAGAAGCCGCTTCACTCCATTCAAGCAAAAATCATGGAGGAAAAAGCACATGAGG AGTTTGTGAGCAGCCTGCTGGCTCATGGAAAAGGTGCAGCGTTCTTTGTGTTGCCGAACACAGGCACGCTGGGACCGTTTGAGACCCAGACTGTGGAAGTGACAGCCTACACGGACATGTGGGGAGAATACAGAGACAATCTCATATGCAAA gtggGGGACCTTGAGACCACGCTcattcaaatacaaatgacaGTGACTGGATGTCCACTCTACTTCCAGATTACAGGCCCGCTACCAGACGACCAAAACCAAGGGCCAATCATACA GTTTGGAATGCATGTATCTGGAGGGGACACAGTCTCCCGCTCTCTTCGCATCAACAATCCCACCATGTATA ACATTCGCATGGACTGGGAGACGTACAACATCGATCAGAACGACCATCAACTGGTGGACGTTGTGGTGAAGTGCGGACACGCCTTCCCAATCAAAGACGCTGACGGCAATGAGGTGTTGAGTGGAGCCTTAAGACTTTCTGATGGAAACGTTCAAACAGGCCGGGAAAGGATTCGCACTCCAGGCTCTGATGGAACGAGCTCCTCCCTCCAGAGCCAGACT gacacggaggaggaggagatgagtgATGGCTGTGACGAAAATGAAGCCTGTTTTTATCCCTTTCCTGCAAAAGAAAACCTCTTCTCTGTCCACATCCGCCCTCACATGGGCAACCTCTCAGATTATCCCTACTGCATCACGCCTCAGCAAATC GTGATTCCAGCAAAGGGCAGCAGCACAATCCACGTATCTTTCACTCCTTTGACTCTTTCTGGTTCTGCTTGTGAGTCAAGATGTGTGGGCTTAGCTCTGGGTTTCATGAGTCTAGACTCAAAG acGGCTACCTGTGTCCTGGGTAAAGTTGAAAGAGCTCAGGGTTTGGATTTGGAGCCTCTCAGGATGGATCTTCTAGCAGCCGTTAATCCCGCAGT GCTGGTggtggagatggagaaagaCGACGGGGTGCTGCAGTTTCATGCCTCGACAGGTGATTTACAGAGGGCACTATCGGAGAGAGAG CTGATAGTGCAGGAATTTGATATCACAAAGAGCCTCCATCTGAAAAACCCCTTGGAGACGCCGCTTCACTTCAGGCTGGAAACTCAGCCTCCGTTCACAGTGCTCAGACCACAGCCTCGAGTGAggaccagcagctccagcaacTCGCCGACTGGTGACAGTGGTTCTCTGGTGCTGCAACCACAAAACAACATGCAG GTGAAAGTGGCGTTCCACTGCTCTCGGTGTCTTCTGGACCATGTGGACCAGGCAGATGAGGACGTCCCTCCTGGGGTGACGTTGATCCACGATGCCAATGGGCCGAGGAAGCTGAGGTTCCAGCAAAACCTCCTGATTCACTACAGCAACAACAGCCTGCAG ACCGTCCCTCTCTGTGCATTTCTGGATCTTTCTGCTCTGCGTCTGTCCACCCAGAGCATCAACTTTGGGTTCTGCTACGTGGGCCAGATGCAGACAAGGGAAATAAACCTCCACTGTTGTGGAGCTCACACATATTGGAAATCAGTTCTAG agtCAGATGAGGaggacctgtgtgtgttcagtgtgacaCCAGACTTTGGGCTCCTCAGGTCCAAGGAATatgtcagcagctgcagacagtGTCTCCAGATCAGCTTCACTCCcag TGAGGACAGAGAGTTCAGAGCCACGGTGCTGATCCGGTCTCCTCTGGTGAAGACCCCCCTCACGCTGCAGCTCCAGGGCACGGGGTCATTTGATGAAGCATACTCGTCAAACTAG